One window of Helicobacter winghamensis ATCC BAA-430 genomic DNA carries:
- the rbfA gene encoding 30S ribosome-binding factor RbfA has protein sequence MLKQARTQSLLKEILPSALANLSDTRLNALNVVDVRCSRGKYFAEVFLNAPFATEKEKAEILKQLKKAHSLIKAFCLEETGWFRCPDFKFIFDGSLEQENRLDQIFEALQKERENKEKES, from the coding sequence ATGCTAAAACAAGCACGCACACAATCCCTTTTAAAAGAGATTTTACCTAGTGCGTTAGCAAATTTGAGTGATACGCGCTTAAATGCGCTTAATGTTGTTGATGTGCGTTGTTCGCGTGGAAAATACTTTGCTGAAGTGTTTTTAAATGCACCATTTGCCACAGAAAAAGAAAAAGCAGAGATTTTAAAGCAGCTCAAAAAGGCACATAGTTTAATCAAGGCGTTTTGCTTAGAGGAAACAGGCTGGTTTCGTTGCCCAGACTTTAAATTTATCTTTGATGGAAGCTTAGAGCAGGAAAATCGCCTTGATCAAATCTTTGAAGCTTTACAAAAAGAGCGTGAAAACAAAGAAAAGGAATCTTAA
- the rimP gene encoding ribosome maturation factor RimP — translation MTISPNLEDKIKVLVESLGFDLYDVLTLKENENQILRICITKNMESKSVSLDDCQEVSLALSPLLDVEMPDFEKYYLEVSSPGIERVLKTLAHYKGAINELIKVKTLQEIAGKKEFKGKLVSVSESVLVLENGVEIPLNAIKKAQTYFEW, via the coding sequence ATGACAATTTCGCCAAATTTGGAAGATAAGATTAAAGTTTTAGTGGAGAGTTTGGGATTTGATTTGTATGATGTTTTAACTCTTAAAGAAAATGAAAATCAAATTTTGCGTATTTGTATCACAAAAAATATGGAATCCAAAAGTGTAAGCCTTGATGATTGTCAAGAGGTGAGCCTTGCGCTCTCTCCTTTGCTAGATGTAGAAATGCCAGATTTTGAAAAATATTACTTAGAAGTTAGCTCACCCGGGATTGAACGCGTTTTGAAAACCTTAGCGCATTATAAAGGCGCGATTAATGAGTTAATTAAGGTTAAAACGCTTCAAGAAATTGCAGGTAAAAAAGAATTTAAGGGCAAGTTAGTAAGTGTTAGCGAAAGTGTTCTTGTGCTAGAAAATGGCGTAGAGATTCCGCTAAATGCGATTAAAAAGGCTCAAACCTACTTTGAGTGGTAA